The genomic segment GCGGCGGGCGCTGTACGCGGGCCTCGAGGTGTGGGGAGCGCGCCGCGGGTATTGGGGCCTCGTCAACTGGGACGTGCTTCCGATGGACGCGTCGTCCGTCGCGGACATCGTCCACCGTGGCGGGACGATCCTCCACACGGGCCGCTGCGAACCGTTCCTGCAACCCGACGTCCAGACCCGCGTGGCGGAACGGTTGCGGCGCGAGGGCGTCGACGGCGTCGTCGTCATCGGCGGCGACGGTTCGCTGCGCGGCGCGCTGGCGCTTGAGGCGCGCGGCGTGCCGGCGGTGGGGGTGCCGGGCACCATCGACAACGACCTGCACGGCACCGAGCGGACGATCGGCTTCGACAGCGCGATCAACACGGTCGTGCAGGCCATCGACAAGATCCGCGACACGGCGACCGCGCACGAGCGCACGTTCGTCGTGGAGGTGATGGGGCGCCACGCCGGCTTCATCGCGCTGCACGCCGGGCTCGCCGACGGGGCGGAGTCGATCATCCTTCCCGAGGTCGGCTTCGACGCGAACAGCGT from the Clostridia bacterium genome contains:
- the pfkA gene encoding 6-phosphofructokinase, giving the protein MNRILVLTSGGDAPGMNAAVRAVVRRALYAGLEVWGARRGYWGLVNWDVLPMDASSVADIVHRGGTILHTGRCEPFLQPDVQTRVAERLRREGVDGVVVIGGDGSLRGALALEARGVPAVGVPGTIDNDLHGTERTIGFDSAINTVVQAIDKIRDTATAHERTFVVEVMGRHAGFIALHAGLADGAESIILPEVGFDANSVVERLRRGRERGKLYSIIVVAEGAASGYDVARRLAEFGIEARVTVLGHVQRGGSPSAYDRWLAARLGAAAVDALVAGRHRVMVGVRGETVVETPLEEVVAGRPAIDRSIWELAQVLSS